From Thermoanaerobacterales bacterium, a single genomic window includes:
- the modB gene encoding molybdate ABC transporter permease subunit, whose translation MPEEAVRALLLSLRVALLATAVAAVGGVACARLLARARFPGKEAVEAVLLLPLVLPPTVVGFGLLLLLGNSGPVGWLVPGGLLFTWPAAVIAAAVAAFPLVYQNARAALAQVDPDQENAARTLGAGELLVFFTVTIPLAWPGILSGLVLAFARALGEFGATLMVAGNIPGKTQTVPMAIYFAVEAGDYHTALPLVAIVLLFSFGVIFGLHRWSGRHIARYAGRRRG comes from the coding sequence ATGCCGGAAGAGGCGGTACGTGCTCTGCTTCTGTCGCTTCGGGTGGCGCTTCTGGCTACGGCGGTGGCGGCCGTGGGCGGGGTGGCGTGTGCCCGCCTGCTCGCCCGCGCCCGCTTTCCGGGAAAGGAAGCGGTGGAGGCGGTTTTGCTCCTCCCCCTCGTTCTTCCGCCTACAGTGGTCGGGTTCGGCCTGCTTCTACTACTTGGCAATAGCGGCCCGGTAGGCTGGCTCGTCCCGGGCGGGTTGCTTTTCACCTGGCCGGCGGCGGTAATCGCCGCGGCGGTGGCGGCCTTCCCCCTGGTGTACCAGAACGCCCGGGCCGCCTTGGCGCAGGTCGATCCAGATCAGGAAAACGCCGCCCGGACCCTGGGGGCGGGAGAGTTGCTGGTCTTTTTCACCGTGACCATCCCCCTCGCCTGGCCGGGTATCCTGTCGGGCTTAGTCCTCGCCTTTGCCCGGGCGCTGGGAGAATTCGGTGCCACGCTGATGGTAGCCGGGAATATCCCCGGCAAGACCCAGACCGTGCCGATGGCGATCTATTTCGCGGTGGAAGCGGGAGACTACCACACGGCACTCCCCCTGGTGGCGATCGTGTTGCTGTTCTCTTTTGGGGTGATCTTCGGACTGCACCGCTGGTCGGGGCGTCACATCGCCCGCTATGCCGGGCGGAGGAGGGGCTGA
- a CDS encoding ATP-binding cassette domain-containing protein has protein sequence MLAVEIEKRLPDFTLKAAFAVPAGELLALAGPSGSGKTTILECLAGLQRPDAGRIVLEGRPFFAGAAGINLPAARRRVGFVFQAYALFEHLTVWGNVLYGLRGLRGDEKKAGLRRAAGLMTRFGIGHLRERFPAQLSGGERQRVALIRALVRDPAVLLLDEPLAALDRGLREQLRHEIKELPAEWRIPVVMVTHCCCEERLASRVLRPVRSNGAVCWTA, from the coding sequence ATGCTGGCGGTGGAAATCGAGAAGAGGTTGCCTGACTTTACTCTGAAGGCCGCTTTCGCTGTCCCGGCCGGCGAACTCCTGGCCCTGGCCGGGCCTTCGGGCTCGGGGAAGACCACCATCCTCGAGTGCCTGGCCGGTTTGCAGCGGCCGGACGCCGGCCGCATCGTTCTGGAAGGGCGGCCGTTCTTCGCCGGCGCGGCGGGGATAAACCTGCCGGCCGCCAGGCGAAGGGTGGGGTTCGTCTTCCAGGCCTATGCCCTCTTCGAGCACCTGACGGTTTGGGGAAACGTGCTCTACGGGCTGCGGGGCCTGCGCGGGGACGAGAAGAAGGCCGGGCTCCGCCGGGCGGCGGGGCTTATGACGCGCTTCGGTATCGGCCATTTGCGGGAGCGCTTTCCCGCCCAGCTCTCAGGCGGTGAACGCCAGCGGGTGGCCCTGATCAGGGCGCTGGTGCGTGATCCGGCGGTGCTGCTTCTCGATGAGCCTTTGGCGGCGTTGGACCGGGGGCTGCGGGAGCAGTTGCGGCATGAGATAAAGGAATTGCCGGCGGAATGGCGGATCCCCGTGGTTATGGTGACCCACTGCTGTTGCGAAGAACGACTGGCGTCCAGAGTCCTGCGCCCGGTCAGGTCCAACGGTGCCGTCTGCTGGACGGCCTGA
- a CDS encoding type 1 glutamine amidotransferase → MEPKRVLIVQNVSLEGPGFLGPGMAEAGWELDLRRMDRARSTLPATLDGYQALIILGGPMGANDEDRFPYLGKVMRLIRDAAQRDLPTLGICLGGQLIAKALGGRVAKSQRAELGWYRVSLTGAGQESPLFARFPESFPVFQWHEDAFEPPPGAELLVYGDAGCWNQAFRFGNRVYGLQFHLEVTPGMIEEWLRAYADDVRRAGGYGMGDRILEQTKKKDTMCRWLAGRFVGNWLDITGGSESGCGCCFSS, encoded by the coding sequence ATGGAGCCGAAACGTGTCCTGATCGTTCAGAACGTATCCCTGGAGGGACCGGGATTCCTGGGCCCGGGGATGGCCGAGGCCGGGTGGGAGCTGGACCTGAGGCGGATGGACCGGGCGCGGAGTACCCTGCCGGCCACCCTGGACGGCTACCAAGCGTTGATTATTCTGGGCGGGCCGATGGGTGCCAACGACGAGGACCGTTTTCCTTACCTGGGCAAGGTTATGCGCCTCATCCGGGACGCAGCCCAACGCGATCTGCCGACGCTCGGCATCTGCCTCGGCGGGCAGCTCATCGCCAAGGCGCTCGGAGGACGGGTGGCGAAGAGCCAGCGGGCTGAGCTTGGCTGGTACAGGGTCAGCCTGACCGGAGCCGGGCAGGAATCGCCGCTCTTCGCGCGTTTCCCGGAGAGCTTTCCGGTTTTCCAGTGGCACGAGGATGCCTTCGAACCGCCGCCCGGAGCCGAGTTACTGGTCTATGGAGACGCCGGGTGCTGGAATCAAGCCTTCCGCTTCGGAAACCGGGTTTACGGCCTGCAGTTCCACCTGGAGGTCACGCCGGGGATGATCGAGGAGTGGCTGCGGGCTTACGCCGACGACGTGCGGCGCGCCGGCGGTTACGGCATGGGTGACCGCATCCTGGAACAAACCAAAAAGAAAGACACGATGTGCCGCTGGCTCGCGGGGCGTTTCGTCGGCAACTGGCTGGATATCACCGGCGGTTCGGAATCCGGATGCGGGTGCTGCTTTAGCTCCTAA
- the glnA gene encoding type I glutamate--ammonia ligase, translating into MSKSPQEVLAWAREKDVKMVDLKFVDLPGTWQHFSVPLSEIDEGAFANGLGFDGSSIRGFKTINESDMILLPDPETACLDPFCEVPTLSLVCNVYDPVTGENYNRDPRFIARKAEAYLKQSGIADVSYWGPEAEFFILDDIRFDQSQYAGYYFIDSDEGFWNCGRNNGSPNLGYRPRYKEGYFPVPPTDTMQNLRTEMVLLMQESGIAVECQHHEVATAGQAEIDMKFAPLTKMADQLLLFKYIIKNTAIRHGKTATFMPKPIFQDNGSGMHVHQSLWKDGRPLFYDEKGYAGLSETALYYIGGLLKHGPALAALCSPTTNSFKRLVPGFEAPVNLVYSKRNRSAAVRIPMYSQNPATKRIEYRPPDPSCNPYLAFAALLMAGLDGIENRIHPGEPLEKDLYELPSEEAAAIRSLPATLDGALAALRDDHAFLLKGDVFDEDILEAWIDYKMKREVDGLRLRPHPYEFVLYYDV; encoded by the coding sequence ATGTCCAAGTCGCCGCAGGAGGTCCTGGCCTGGGCCAGGGAAAAGGACGTGAAAATGGTCGACCTGAAGTTCGTCGACCTGCCCGGTACCTGGCAGCACTTCTCGGTGCCGCTGTCCGAAATCGATGAGGGCGCCTTTGCCAACGGGCTCGGCTTCGACGGCTCCAGCATCCGCGGCTTCAAAACGATCAACGAGAGTGACATGATCCTGCTGCCGGACCCGGAGACGGCCTGTCTCGACCCCTTCTGCGAGGTCCCGACGCTGAGCCTGGTCTGCAACGTCTACGACCCGGTGACGGGCGAGAACTACAACCGCGACCCGCGGTTCATCGCCCGGAAGGCCGAGGCCTACCTGAAGCAGAGCGGGATCGCGGACGTGAGTTACTGGGGGCCGGAGGCCGAGTTTTTCATCCTGGACGACATCCGCTTCGACCAGAGCCAGTACGCCGGTTACTACTTCATTGACTCCGACGAGGGCTTCTGGAACTGCGGCCGGAACAACGGGAGCCCCAACCTGGGGTACCGTCCCCGTTACAAGGAGGGCTACTTCCCTGTTCCGCCGACCGACACCATGCAGAACCTGCGCACCGAAATGGTGCTCCTGATGCAGGAATCCGGGATCGCGGTCGAGTGCCAGCACCACGAGGTGGCCACCGCCGGCCAAGCCGAAATCGATATGAAGTTCGCCCCCCTGACGAAAATGGCCGACCAGCTCCTGCTGTTCAAGTACATCATTAAGAACACGGCCATAAGGCACGGCAAGACGGCGACCTTCATGCCCAAGCCCATCTTCCAGGACAACGGCTCCGGAATGCACGTCCACCAGAGCCTCTGGAAGGACGGCCGGCCGCTCTTCTACGACGAAAAGGGCTACGCGGGCCTAAGCGAAACCGCTCTCTACTACATCGGCGGTCTGCTGAAGCATGGCCCGGCCCTCGCCGCCCTGTGCAGCCCGACCACCAACTCCTTCAAGCGCCTGGTGCCCGGCTTTGAGGCGCCGGTGAACCTGGTCTATTCCAAGCGCAACCGCAGCGCCGCCGTGCGTATCCCCATGTACTCGCAGAACCCGGCGACGAAGCGCATCGAGTACCGCCCGCCGGACCCGTCCTGCAACCCCTACCTGGCCTTCGCCGCCCTGTTGATGGCCGGCCTGGACGGCATTGAAAACCGCATCCACCCCGGGGAGCCCCTGGAGAAGGACCTCTACGAGCTTCCGTCGGAAGAAGCGGCCGCGATCAGGTCGCTCCCGGCCACTCTGGACGGAGCGCTGGCGGCCCTGAGGGATGATCACGCCTTCCTGTTGAAAGGCGACGTTTTTGACGAGGACATCCTCGAGGCCTGGATCGACTACAAGATGAAGCGCGAAGTGGACGGCCTGCGGCTGCGTCCGCACCCCTACGAGTTCGTTCTTTACTACGACGTATAG
- a CDS encoding NAD+ synthase: MKVAIAQLNPTVGDLRGNTERILENLARAGTQGAALAVFPELAVTGYPARDLLCRTDFVTAVERMVYERIVPAVGETAALVGAPLRDGDGRLQNRALLIHRGRVLGWAAKTLLPDYDVFDESRYFAPAREHVPLALNGLRLGVTVCEDIWNDKDFWPRPNYPVDPVAELASQGIDMIVNLSASPYHHGKRRLREDMVCAIAGKYARPVVYANQVGANDELIFDGGSFVADPRGRVIARAPSFEEALLVADPAPGERHAEPLPAVQESVGDIFRALVLGLGDYLRKTGFRRAVVGLSGGIDSALTAALAAAALGPENVVGISMPSRYSSPGSLEDARALARNLGIEYRVYPIDGIFARCLDVLNQGEEPRLDVAEENVQARIRGNILMFVSNREGALVLSTGNKSELAVGYCTLYGDMSGGLAVLADVPKTMVYELAYYINRERVVIPENTLVKPPSAELRPDQRDEDSLPPYAVLDPILRAYVEEQCSEEEIIAVLGYSRELVRRVIRMVDRAEYKRRQAAPGLRVTSKAFGWGRRMPIAQGWDGRS, translated from the coding sequence ATGAAGGTTGCCATTGCCCAGCTCAACCCCACGGTCGGGGATCTGCGGGGCAACACGGAGCGTATCCTGGAGAACCTGGCGCGGGCCGGGACCCAGGGGGCCGCCCTGGCCGTCTTCCCGGAACTGGCGGTGACCGGTTACCCGGCGCGCGACCTGCTCTGCCGTACGGATTTCGTTACGGCGGTCGAACGCATGGTATACGAGCGGATCGTTCCCGCCGTCGGGGAAACGGCGGCGCTGGTCGGCGCACCGCTGCGGGACGGGGACGGTCGCCTGCAGAACCGAGCGCTGCTGATCCATCGGGGGAGAGTCCTCGGCTGGGCGGCGAAGACGCTGCTGCCGGATTACGACGTGTTCGACGAAAGCCGCTACTTCGCACCCGCCAGGGAACACGTCCCCCTTGCGCTCAACGGGCTGCGCCTGGGGGTCACGGTCTGCGAGGACATCTGGAACGACAAGGACTTCTGGCCGCGCCCCAACTACCCCGTCGATCCGGTGGCCGAGCTGGCCTCCCAGGGGATTGACATGATCGTCAACCTGTCGGCCTCCCCGTATCACCACGGCAAGCGGCGCCTGCGCGAGGACATGGTCTGCGCCATCGCCGGCAAATACGCCCGTCCGGTGGTTTACGCCAACCAGGTCGGGGCGAACGACGAACTCATCTTTGACGGCGGCAGCTTCGTCGCCGACCCCCGGGGGCGGGTGATCGCCAGGGCGCCGTCTTTCGAGGAGGCCTTGCTCGTCGCGGACCCGGCCCCCGGCGAACGGCACGCCGAACCGCTCCCTGCCGTGCAGGAGTCAGTCGGCGACATCTTCCGCGCCCTTGTCCTTGGTCTAGGCGACTACCTGCGGAAGACCGGCTTCCGCCGGGCGGTGGTCGGGCTCTCCGGAGGGATCGACTCGGCGCTCACAGCGGCTCTGGCTGCGGCCGCCCTTGGACCGGAGAACGTGGTCGGGATCTCGATGCCGTCCCGCTACTCGTCGCCGGGCAGCCTGGAAGACGCCAGGGCCCTGGCCCGGAACCTGGGGATCGAATACCGTGTCTATCCGATTGACGGGATCTTTGCCCGCTGTCTGGATGTCCTCAACCAGGGGGAAGAACCGCGGCTCGACGTGGCCGAGGAGAACGTGCAGGCGCGCATCCGGGGGAACATCCTGATGTTTGTTTCCAACCGGGAGGGGGCCCTGGTGCTGAGTACCGGCAACAAGTCGGAACTGGCGGTGGGTTACTGCACCCTTTACGGCGATATGTCGGGGGGACTGGCCGTTCTGGCCGACGTGCCCAAGACCATGGTGTATGAACTGGCGTACTATATTAACCGGGAAAGGGTGGTCATTCCCGAAAACACGCTCGTCAAACCCCCTTCGGCCGAACTCCGGCCTGACCAGCGGGACGAGGACAGCCTGCCGCCGTATGCCGTCCTGGACCCGATCCTGCGCGCCTACGTTGAGGAGCAGTGCTCGGAGGAGGAAATCATCGCCGTCCTGGGCTATTCCCGGGAGCTGGTCCGGCGGGTGATCCGCATGGTCGATCGGGCGGAGTACAAGCGGCGGCAGGCCGCGCCGGGCCTGCGGGTGACGTCGAAGGCCTTCGGCTGGGGGCGGCGGATGCCCATCGCCCAGGGCTGGGACGGGAGGTCTTAG
- a CDS encoding MFS transporter codes for MRFLPKAYAAIFRCYPVLGLIGAVSFLATAGWALVIPVLPLYLAVELGIAPGTIGFIFGAYAASETLSKTPFGIIGDHLGRKPVALTGLALALCVPVLMFCARHPLHFVILQIINGLSIAAFWPTMAALTADRVAPEHRATALTIYNTSYLIALGLGPPAGIFLSHLAGSNRAALLAAAAVTGLGLLLAVMLPDRRDRRESPPVDRRRVLVAAFAGGIPAQLRFIRASRPLGALLAVSVLQMFAVGFLGPVFVLFIRQHLGFDEADISRAILVPVILVALSSIPLGRLADRIGYTRAARLAFLAGAAGILLLPVAENLWLLTAFIGLLGLAYVFGAPAWTAIASALAPTASRGTAIAALSTMQSLGFILGSPAGGYLYQIAGPTAPFYACGALLILCVLLIAVLIRLPRAAAADAETGEQQTA; via the coding sequence TTGCGATTCTTGCCGAAAGCCTATGCGGCTATCTTTCGCTGTTATCCCGTCCTCGGCCTGATCGGGGCGGTATCCTTCCTGGCCACCGCCGGCTGGGCCCTGGTCATCCCTGTCCTGCCCCTCTACCTGGCGGTGGAACTCGGCATCGCCCCCGGCACGATCGGCTTTATCTTCGGGGCCTACGCCGCTAGCGAAACCCTTTCTAAGACGCCCTTCGGAATCATCGGGGATCACCTGGGCCGCAAGCCGGTGGCTCTTACCGGGCTGGCGCTGGCCCTCTGCGTCCCGGTGCTGATGTTCTGTGCCCGCCACCCCCTGCACTTTGTCATCTTACAGATCATCAACGGTTTGTCGATCGCCGCCTTTTGGCCCACCATGGCCGCCCTGACGGCCGACCGCGTGGCCCCGGAACACCGCGCCACCGCCCTGACCATCTACAACACGTCCTATCTCATCGCCCTCGGATTGGGCCCGCCCGCCGGCATCTTCTTAAGCCACCTGGCGGGAAGCAACCGCGCGGCCCTGCTGGCCGCGGCGGCGGTGACGGGGCTGGGCCTGCTGCTGGCCGTAATGCTGCCCGACCGCCGGGACCGGCGGGAAAGCCCCCCCGTTGACCGGCGGCGGGTGCTGGTCGCGGCCTTTGCCGGAGGCATCCCGGCCCAACTGCGCTTTATCCGCGCCAGCCGCCCCCTGGGCGCCCTGCTCGCCGTCTCGGTCCTGCAGATGTTCGCCGTCGGGTTTCTCGGCCCCGTCTTCGTCCTGTTCATCAGACAGCACCTCGGGTTTGATGAAGCCGACATTTCGCGGGCTATCCTGGTTCCAGTGATTCTAGTCGCTCTGTCATCCATCCCCCTGGGCCGGCTCGCCGACCGCATCGGCTATACCAGGGCGGCACGCCTGGCCTTCCTGGCGGGAGCGGCCGGCATCCTTCTCCTGCCCGTTGCGGAGAACCTCTGGCTGTTAACAGCTTTTATCGGGCTTCTCGGCCTGGCCTACGTCTTCGGCGCCCCGGCATGGACGGCCATCGCCTCCGCCCTCGCCCCGACCGCCAGCCGCGGCACGGCCATCGCCGCCCTGAGCACGATGCAGAGCCTGGGGTTCATCCTGGGCTCCCCGGCCGGCGGCTACCTCTACCAGATAGCCGGCCCCACCGCGCCCTTCTACGCGTGCGGGGCCCTGCTCATACTCTGCGTCCTGCTGATCGCCGTCCTGATCCGTCTGCCGCGGGCCGCGGCGGCGGACGCCGAAACGGGGGAGCAGCAGACGGCCTAA
- a CDS encoding transposase — protein MVTLKIKLLHPNKGKLEKIARMLETYRRACSWFLEQAETLNTTSRAHLNRKTYWQACGLFDLNRGTLQCAMLKALSARRSHLSRKLRGKKASLPKFERVVPVMVRQDCYSFYQLPSGTWVVKFPVSSGRSQIAVPLAVSEYHARKLQDLAGGSCRQGSMEIWQNKNGEWYVSISLVYQTSLNEPGGVIGVDFGIVKLAVLSNNVFFDGRQVRWRKERWAGRRRALQQAGRLSRVKREAGRERRWMHHINHCLSKHIVRIATAEGKIIAMENLLGIRDRAKGSKKFNRMMSGWNFRELASFIEYKAALAGVPVVYVDPKETSKTCPKCGNVSRYNRKAQGWFKCTRCSYQSDADRVGALNIAAKALDALGA, from the coding sequence ATGGTAACACTCAAAATAAAGCTCCTGCATCCTAACAAAGGCAAGCTGGAGAAAATCGCTCGCATGCTGGAGACATACCGCCGGGCATGCTCCTGGTTCCTGGAGCAAGCCGAAACTTTGAACACTACCAGTCGGGCGCATCTAAACCGTAAAACCTACTGGCAAGCATGCGGGCTATTCGACCTCAACCGTGGCACGCTCCAGTGCGCCATGCTCAAAGCGTTGTCCGCCAGGCGTTCCCACCTTTCCCGCAAACTGAGGGGCAAGAAGGCCAGTCTGCCAAAATTTGAGAGGGTAGTTCCGGTAATGGTGCGGCAGGACTGCTACTCTTTCTATCAGCTTCCCTCCGGGACTTGGGTTGTCAAGTTTCCCGTCTCCTCCGGCAGAAGCCAGATAGCCGTGCCCCTTGCCGTTTCTGAATACCACGCCAGGAAGCTCCAGGACTTGGCAGGAGGTTCCTGCCGCCAGGGGTCCATGGAGATCTGGCAGAACAAAAACGGCGAGTGGTACGTTAGCATATCCCTTGTTTACCAAACCAGTCTTAACGAGCCGGGCGGCGTAATCGGGGTCGACTTTGGCATTGTCAAGCTGGCCGTGCTGTCCAATAACGTGTTTTTCGATGGCCGCCAGGTAAGGTGGCGCAAAGAGCGTTGGGCAGGAAGGCGAAGAGCGCTCCAGCAGGCAGGCAGGCTTTCCCGTGTCAAGAGGGAAGCCGGACGCGAGCGCAGGTGGATGCACCACATCAACCACTGCCTTTCCAAGCACATCGTGAGAATAGCAACAGCTGAGGGCAAGATCATCGCGATGGAGAACCTGCTGGGTATTCGCGACCGGGCCAAAGGCTCCAAAAAGTTCAACCGGATGATGTCCGGTTGGAACTTCCGGGAGCTAGCTTCGTTCATCGAGTACAAGGCCGCCCTTGCTGGAGTGCCCGTGGTCTACGTCGATCCCAAAGAGACATCCAAGACCTGTCCGAAGTGTGGGAATGTTTCCCGCTACAACCGAAAAGCCCAGGGCTGGTTTAAATGCACCCGATGCAGCTACCAGTCCGATGCGGACAGGGTGGGAGCCTTAAACATCGCCGCCAAAGCGCTCGATGCTCTTGGGGCATGA
- a CDS encoding ANTAR domain-containing protein, with product MLQTRVAVAVADETERKSLRDKLVKAGYLVIAQVGEAKEALRVTFEFHPDLLLFDVDLPDFGGLAVPQVVEEHRVAPLVFLVSDPQDVLRYARHQWVFGYVLRPYTDEDLLLAVEVALANFQRLVPLEQENIRMKRQLEGRKLIERAKGLLMEYHGWSEKEAYRFLQRQSMDSARSLTRVAREIIIELERQG from the coding sequence ATGCTGCAGACCCGCGTCGCCGTCGCCGTGGCCGACGAGACAGAACGCAAGTCGCTGCGTGACAAGCTGGTTAAGGCCGGTTACCTGGTTATCGCCCAGGTCGGCGAAGCCAAGGAGGCATTGCGGGTCACTTTTGAATTTCACCCCGACCTCCTTCTCTTTGACGTCGACCTGCCGGATTTCGGCGGTCTGGCCGTCCCCCAGGTTGTTGAGGAACACCGCGTCGCCCCGCTGGTGTTTCTTGTTTCCGACCCTCAAGATGTTCTTCGCTATGCCCGGCATCAATGGGTGTTCGGCTACGTGTTGCGTCCTTACACCGATGAGGACCTGCTGCTGGCGGTGGAGGTCGCCCTGGCCAACTTCCAGCGCCTGGTTCCGTTGGAGCAGGAGAACATCCGGATGAAACGCCAGCTGGAGGGCCGTAAACTCATTGAACGGGCGAAGGGTTTATTGATGGAGTACCACGGCTGGTCCGAAAAGGAGGCCTACCGCTTCCTTCAGCGGCAGAGCATGGACTCCGCGCGCAGCCTGACCCGGGTAGCGCGGGAGATTATCATTGAGCTGGAGCGGCAGGGCTGA
- the glnA gene encoding type I glutamate--ammonia ligase, whose amino-acid sequence MKKLLTAQEVRELAQEYRVKFVRLQFTDVLGDFKNVAITVEELERALEGAIPFDSAAVEGFDGHREADILLHPDPSTFVIFPWRPRDGAVARLICEARTASGEPFEGCSRSVLKRALAPLQERGWRLLVGVESEFFLFHTDGQGRPETRTHDQAGYCALTPLDLGENARRDMVLTLEEMGIEVKSSHHEIAPGQHEIGLKDDTVLAMADKVSTFRFVVRTVAQRHGLHATFMPKPLTGQAGSGMSLSLSLWSNGKNMFYDPDAPRCLSPLAYNFIGGLVRHAPALTAITNPLVNSYKRMLPGRMSPLLAGWSDDNRCTMLRVPVHQTGGARILLRSPDSTANFYLALAAITAAGLDGITNAIPAPEPLPDGDGATLAAQIRDYGLPRNLGEALDSLASDEVIRGVLGETIYQRYTTHKRDEWERFQRQVHAWEIEEYLTRF is encoded by the coding sequence GTGAAGAAGCTCTTGACTGCGCAAGAGGTCCGGGAACTGGCCCAGGAATACCGTGTAAAATTCGTCCGCCTGCAGTTTACAGACGTCCTGGGCGACTTCAAGAACGTGGCCATCACCGTCGAGGAGTTGGAGCGGGCCCTGGAAGGCGCGATTCCCTTCGACAGCGCCGCCGTAGAAGGCTTTGACGGCCACCGGGAAGCCGATATTCTGCTTCATCCGGACCCGTCCACCTTTGTCATTTTCCCCTGGCGCCCGCGCGACGGGGCGGTGGCGCGCCTCATCTGCGAGGCCCGTACGGCGAGCGGGGAACCCTTCGAGGGCTGTTCGCGCTCCGTCCTCAAGCGTGCCCTCGCGCCCTTGCAGGAGCGCGGCTGGCGGCTGCTGGTCGGGGTGGAAAGCGAGTTCTTCCTCTTCCATACCGACGGGCAGGGGCGGCCGGAAACCCGCACCCATGACCAGGCCGGGTACTGCGCCCTTACCCCGCTGGACCTCGGGGAGAACGCCCGCCGGGACATGGTCCTTACCCTGGAGGAGATGGGGATCGAGGTCAAGTCCTCGCACCACGAGATCGCCCCGGGCCAGCACGAGATCGGCCTGAAGGACGACACCGTCCTGGCTATGGCCGACAAAGTGAGCACTTTCCGCTTTGTCGTGCGCACCGTGGCCCAGCGCCATGGCCTTCACGCGACCTTTATGCCCAAACCCCTGACCGGCCAGGCCGGGTCGGGGATGTCCCTCAGCCTGTCCCTCTGGTCCAACGGGAAGAACATGTTTTATGACCCCGACGCCCCGCGGTGCTTGAGCCCGCTGGCCTACAACTTCATCGGGGGACTGGTGCGGCATGCGCCGGCCCTGACGGCGATCACCAACCCGCTGGTCAACTCCTATAAACGGATGCTCCCGGGCCGCATGTCCCCGTTGCTGGCCGGCTGGTCCGACGATAACCGCTGCACCATGTTGCGCGTGCCCGTGCACCAAACCGGGGGGGCCCGGATTCTCCTGCGCAGTCCGGATTCGACGGCCAACTTCTACCTGGCGCTTGCCGCCATCACGGCCGCCGGCCTCGACGGGATAACAAACGCCATCCCGGCGCCGGAGCCCCTGCCCGATGGGGACGGCGCCACCCTGGCCGCGCAGATCAGGGACTACGGCCTGCCGCGCAACCTGGGCGAGGCCCTGGACTCCCTGGCGTCCGATGAGGTGATCCGCGGGGTCCTGGGGGAGACGATCTACCAAAGATACACCACCCACAAGCGGGATGAGTGGGAGCGCTTCCAGCGCCAGGTACATGCCTGGGAGATCGAAGAATACCTGACGAGGTTCTAG